CAATATATGATATTTGAATGTTCAAAAAGCACACAATATGCAACAAACCAAACCTTGGTGGTGCTCCAACGAGACGCAGGACAGATCCGGGGCTAACATATTCAGACATGTCAAAGCGAATCAACATCTTCTCTTCATCGAATAGCTGCTCGGCGAGAGCTTTTGCAAGCTCTGTCTTTCCAACACCAGTCAGACCCACAAATAGGAAGGAGCCTATTGGTTGACCAGGATGATCAAGACCGGCCCTAGAACACAACACCGCATCTGCAACCAAATTGACAGCCTCATATTGTCCAACTACTCGCTCATGCAATCTGTGCGCTAAATGGACTAACTTGACCTTCTCATCTTGATCAAGTGTAGCTATAGGAATGCCTGTCCATCGGCTCACAACCTTGAAAAGAATATATATAACAAAACAAATTGAAATAATACACATGACACATGCATATATCTGTTAAAATAATAGACATATATATGAATTTTAAGAAGTATGGCTACCTGTGCAATGTGATCCGGACCAACAATCATCTCACTCCCCTCTAGGCTGCTGGTGCAAGCCTCGTCAATGAGATCAATTCCCTTGTCAGGAAATTGTCGGCCGGTGACATAGCGGCCAGCGAGCTGTGCAGCGGCAACAATTGCAGCATCCTGAATTTGCAGACCATGGTGCTCTTCGTAGCGCTGCTTTAGACCACGGAGGATGCCAATGGTGGCCTGCTCGCTCGGCTCGTCGACGTGCACCTTCTGGAATCGCCGCTCCAGGGCGGGGTCCTTCTCGATGTGCTTCCGGTACTCGTCGAACGTGGTGGCGCCGACGCAACGGATGCGGCCACGGGCCAACGCCGGCTTCAGCATGTTGGCGGCGTCGTTTCGGCGCTGGTAGTCGCCGGCGCCGACGAGCGTGTGCATCTCGTCGATGAAGAGGATGATCTTGCCGTTGGACGCCTCGGCGGAGCTGATCACGTTCTTCATGCGCTCCTCGAACATGCCGCGCCACCTGGTCCCTGCCACCATGGCCGCGAGGTCGAGCTCCACCAGGCGCGCGCCGGCGAGCTGCTTGGGCACCTTCCCCTCGGCGATGCGCTGCGCGAGGCCCTCGGCGACGGCCGTCTTGCCCACCCCCGCGGCGCCGACAAGCGCGGCGCAGTTCTTGGTCCGGCGGCAGAGGATGCGGACGACGCGGTCGATCTCGTCGTCGC
Above is a window of Triticum dicoccoides isolate Atlit2015 ecotype Zavitan chromosome 5B, WEW_v2.0, whole genome shotgun sequence DNA encoding:
- the LOC119310723 gene encoding chaperone protein ClpB1-like is translated as MSRAGACQVYDPVLGTYVPRASSTSTFLGLALEEIKVMACVGATAAVCYGAWRYYRYKTCLRTYGRDLTALAVTAGEADPVVGRDDEIDRVVRILCRRTKNCAALVGAAGVGKTAVAEGLAQRIAEGKVPKQLAGARLVELDLAAMVAGTRWRGMFEERMKNVISSAEASNGKIILFIDEMHTLVGAGDYQRRNDAANMLKPALARGRIRCVGATTFDEYRKHIEKDPALERRFQKVHVDEPSEQATIGILRGLKQRYEEHHGLQIQDAAIVAAAQLAGRYVTGRQFPDKGIDLIDEACTSSLEGSEMIVGPDHIAQVVSRWTGIPIATLDQDEKVKLVHLAHRLHERVVGQYEAVNLVADAVLCSRAGLDHPGQPIGSFLFVGLTGVGKTELAKALAEQLFDEEKMLIRFDMSEYVSPGSVLRLVGAPPSYLGYEEGGQLTEKVRRRPYSVILFDEVEKAHHSVLNVLLQLLDDGVVTDGKGRNVREYFKPELLNRLSEVVVRKYFKPELLNRLSEIVIFEPLSHHQLKEIVNIQMKEIIVRVASKGISLVLKDAALDVILSESYNLMYGARPIKRWVEKNIITIICQMLVNGEADEDSIITIDAAMDKKGLKYQVAKNETAADLV